TCCCGTCCTTAGCAAATCATGGAGCATATTTTGAAATCTTAGTGCTCTCTTTGGAGACAGATAATCTCTAGTCCAGGAGGCGTCACAAAAGTCTTTCTGAACAATCATGTGCAGATGAGTTTGATCAAGGAACTTGCTGCAGGGCAAAAGCCCACCCTCCTCTTTACTAATCATACTTGTTTTGTGTGCTTGCTCTGGACTTGAACAGCCTTGAATGCTTCTTTTGCTGGCCCTTTGTTTCTTTCCCTCTCAGCAGAGTTTTGATTCAAAAGAGCATTCCTTTTTGTTCTGTGCACAGTAATCTAGGGGGCTGGTGTTCAGCGGCAGCCACATACCTTGTTGCCCAGTGGGACAGTGATGATTCTAATACTTGTTCTCTGTTTTGTCTGTCTTAGGCTGACAAACGTGCTCACCACAATGCACTGGAGCGCAAACGTAGGGACCACATAAAGGACAGTTTCCACAGCCTGCGGGACTCTGTGCCATCACTTCAGGGAGAGAAGGTGagtttattgagagaagtgatgATCTTCCCCTGGGTTCTGTCTGTTAATCACAAAGGAATTGCATCCCAGTCCCATTTTGCCTTAAGTTTCTGAGCAGGAAGGAGCCAGTGCCAATACAGCTTAGAAGGTACTTCTGCGAAAGTCCCAAAGAGTTTGCATATAGAAAtgcttctgctgcttcagaaAGCTAACAGTAAAATGAAGATGAAATATTGTTGTGAGAAGTAACTTACCCTTCCATCCAGCATTTCTAAATAATGGAAAGTCTTTTACCACGTGGCTTCACAGGCCTGAAGAGAGATGGTGCTTCTTCCTGATCCATCCAGCTCTTCCTTGATGAGGGTGATATAGGAACATTTCATTGGATCTCAGCTTGTGATTAGTCATCTGTGTTTGCTTTACCCACATTGAAAATTTGCTTTTGTTGTAGGGGTGTTTTCAGTTATTTGCCATGAGCACATGACCGCCCCTCAATTTGCACTTAGAAATATTGGCATGTAGAATTTGAGTTTAGGCTTGTGGCAAACAGTTGAGACGGGTATCCTTCAGTCTTGAGAAGGAGCAAACACCCATGAGTAGAGTTTTTGTGTGAATTAGCCCTAGGTGTGCAGAGAATGTGTGAAGGTTGGCTTCCTTGCCTTTCTTCTCTATACTTGCAGGTAATGAATAAATAACGCTAGCAGGTAACTTTTAGCTTTCCTTAGTGCTAAAGTGGCTGTTCTAAAAAGGAATGAGGAAATTGTGCTCTGTTAATCACCAGTGGTTACAATACCTACAGGGTTTTCTGCAGAAGCTCAGTACAAGGTACTGAGCTTGATAGGCAACATTTTTTATGTGCAGTCACCTCTGATGACACTGTCCTAGACATTGTCAAGACACACCCACTTAGTACTCAGGTCATGTAGACAAAGCTGCCAGAACTCAGGTTTTTATTAATGCTGTGGTATAGTCTGTTTTTatggtattttattattttactgtagTATCCAACTTAACTTTTACTtggaggagacccactgaaattaattggtcTACATTGGTTGTTAGGGCTGGGTGATTTATCGATACATTGTCCAAAATTGGTTGGAAGTCCACATTATGTTAAAAGTTTCATAATATTGGACTTGGCGATATATCACAAATCACGATGCATGTGCATGCTATGTAAAAAATTGTGATGTGGGGGAAATTGTGAAGCCTGTCATTGCTTCTCTTATGAGGTCTGCCGCCCCTTGTTGCtttgtactataaaataacagttgcaACAGTATGTTAAAGGTAACTAAATGTATCCATTAGTAGCAGTTCCCAGGACACTACCCCATTCGcttctacatagttccatccttatttcagacattgtgatatatctgggtatcacaggggtcagcaatcatTTTCAGCAGaccttccctcagaccttgtggggggccggactatatttttttgggggaaatgaactaattcctatgcctcacaaataacccagagatgcattttaaacaaaagcatgcattctactcatgtaaaaacaccagtcaggccccacaaataacccagagatgcattttaaattaaagggcacattctactcatgtaaaagcatgctgattcccggaccatccacaggctggatttagaaggcgattgggccggatccggaccccgggccttagtttatcTACCCATGGTGTATAGCAATGCTTAATCAGACATCTCTCAGCCCTATTGGTCATGTTCgtgaatttcagtgggtttactcttaagtatgactaatgttggatacattTCTGTATTTAATGTGTTACTCTATAAGGCTATGTACACACTGTAAATTTAAAGTACAGGGTTCCCCGCCcaattgctgggaactgtagtttacacccccccccccgagttacaattcccagcacccttaacaaactacagttgccagcattctttggggattcaaagtcatgtgcttcaaatgtatgacaTGTATACAGCCTAAATTGTTGTGACATTGACTCATAAAGGTGGCCTATAAATGtttctaaataataaataaatgaatgttagTTAAAATATGTGGCCTGCTTTTCTGCTTTTTGAATTCTCCTTTGAGGTTAGTGCAAGCTTCTGAGTAAAGCACCTGGAATTTTATGCCCTGTTTGGGGAGATTGATTGGCAGGGTTTCTTTATGGTGATGTCAACTCCATTGGAGTTCAAAATATTTGAAAGCCATTATGCTTATATTGTTCTGCGTATCTGGGATGCAGTGACAGCATGGGGTCAACACCAGTTTCTGTTTAATACATAAAAATGACGTAAACCTATTGTTGAACCCTAGCACTGGTATTTTACCATTTAAACACTTTAGTTACAATTTATTTGATGAACATCTGACTGCATTTTCTAATGCACATCCGCATTCTAGTACAAAGCCTACTAAACATTtggggtttgagtttatttgcaAATTCTATAAACTGTTGAAGGGAATATCTCTCGCACTGTACATATGTTGGAACCTATACTGTTGACCACAGTAGGATTCTTCTTTCAAGCCTATTTCCAGTGTGGGAAGGGGGGAAACAAAGGAGCCCTGTGGGTGTCTAGTGTAACTAGTTGGGCATAAATAATCATTTTAAGGCCTGGTTAGATTTCAGTAAGGGCTAATGGTCTGCCTGCCAGCTTAACCCAACCTCTAAAAGTAAGTCTAGCTTGGGGTCCTACATTGCTTTTGATAAACTGTTCAGGGTTTAACATTATGGATTTCTGTCTGCACCTTTGCTGTTTCAACTTGACACACAGATATAATTAAAAAAGGTCCCACCACTGATCAAAGAAGGAGCAGAGGAGTTGACTGTCTCTAGCTGAGGACAGCCTACTATGTTGAACCTGAAGCCTAGCTTTTGGCAAGCTTCTGTTTTCAAGAGCAGAAAAGCTCTTGCTGCTAATAAGGCAAGGCTCTGAAActttgcattaaaataaataacccTCAAATCCATATTCTGTGACTGGGATCTGAAAGGGTAGCCTGTCTGTGTTTAAATCTTTCTTTATTCCCGCTTGACTCCAGTGGGAGGATACTTCACTGGAATGCAATTTGATGAAAATCTGTATTACACTTCTATTCATTTtttagaaagcaaaaaagcagatTACTGTAGAAGATGTAAGCAATTCAAGTTTAATGGACAATCTGGAAGCAAACAGGAGATTCAGCAACCAGGTTAGCTGAAAACCAGCTATGAACTAAGTGAAAATATGCCACTGCTGTATAAGCTTGTGGTAAATTGCCTCCAAAACGCTAAGAGCAATCAAATAAACAATAATGGGAGCTTATTGTCTCCCAGGTTAGAATTCATAAACACCAATAGCAGAATATGCTTTTCATGTTGACAACTGGAGTGCATTAGAAAGAAATGAGAAAATGGCACATgcagtgtgtccccccccccaatgttgagaATTAAAAAGCAAATTGCATTAAAATTTGTACtgtgtagcaataataataaataacatttaCATATTGCTTTCAAGTGTTTAAAACACTTCATATGCATTATCAAAATTTCATATTTACAACAGTTGGTATGTCCCCCACCACCCAACCCCACCTCTGCAATACGGGGGATGAGACAGAGCCACATAGTGAAAGTCAAACCAAGATCTTCTGACTGGCTTCTTTGCAAGCAAAATTAACTTAGTAGGGCAGGCTGGACAATGAAGAAATGTTTCATTATACTGGGACCATGAACCATAAAGTACCAAGTTGATGCATGCAGGTGCTGGGGGAAGTAGAGTCACTTGGATTAATTACTAAAAGTGACATATTTGCTGCTGTTTCTCATTTGCTAATTGTAGAGACTGTCTTGCCCAACCTTAATTGCATTCTGAAGAAATGCTGCAGCCATCAATAGAAGAAGAAATGGGCAAATTCCAGTAAAAAAAGGTATTTCCAAGTCCCATTAACTTTAATGAGAGGGTTAAGGACACACTTAACTTGTCCACCAAACTCAGTGGGACATAACTTTTGTCAGGTTATACACAGTGTCAGGAAATATTAAGAAAGAAAATGATAGATGTGGGTCTATATATGCTGCACATTTTATGATACATTCATGTACGACCAAATGTTCCTGGAGCACTGGTAGAGAGGGACAGTACATTTAGTGGCAGGATGAGAACATAGTGAAGCTGGGCAAGATCTACATATAAGCAGGGTTGTTAACAGAACTCACACGATGAAAGTCCCAGAGGGGAAATAGTTTGACAGTGGCAAGTACCAGGTTTAATTCTGAAAAGTAGACTATAGCTAAATTGACAACAAAGTTATGTGGACAGTGTAGAACTagtggtttttgttttggcaTACAACACTGTTCAGCCACGATGGCAATGTAGAATACTTTCAACCTTTTAGAACAGATCCTTTTTTAAACTGAGAAAGGATGTTGGCATTGTTACCACATCAGAAatgaaacctttttaaaaaaacaacaaccacagagCTTATGCCTGCCTAACTATGTTTCTCTGTGATTGCATTATTCTTTAGCTTAGAGCTGTGTGTTCCTGTTATAAAAACCAgaagaaaatgttaaaaacaggaaTATCTGTTGGCAGATACAAATGTGACTATTCAAAACTTAAATACAAATATGTGTATTATTGCCTCTTGTCTGCCATCTTATTGCAACACCATAAATATCCTCCTTCTTTAAATGTTTGCAATTTGAAAATGAAACTAAAACTTAACTGCATATCAGCATTGTTTTTGTGTTATGCAGCTGTTTAGCTAACAATGATGCTTTAAAATAGGCCTgctttgtgttttctttctttaataaacAGTTTTTTACAGGTGATGGGGGTGTGCTTTGCCAGCCTTGCTGCTTCCATTTAGGAACAGTGGGAAGCTACTGAATACGTAACCGAGCTCAAGTATTGCTGTCCAGATCTGTAGACCACTTAGAGGTTattacaattaagcagtatacaaatctcGTAAAATAGATGCAACTTTCTGTGCAAGGGACCCTGGCCCTCTAAAATCTGTCATAGCTGCTTATTCAGGTTTGAGCTTCACATATTTTAATGAGAGCCATGATGTCTTtcataaaacatcttcagataAAGCGCACATGATATAATTTTAGTCCTGCTTACAAGGGGAAATTGAAGCCCATCAAAACAAAGCAGTTCCAACCAGTCCTTTGGACAGTACAGCCTGCCTCCTTGACCTTCCATAGAGCAggtttgtctgatccagcagcatcCAGTAATGGAGAGAGCCTTCCCTCAAAAATGCCTTCAGACTaggttctccttccttccttttctttccattctgcAGTTGAAGCCCTTTTTCTTATTTCTCATCCCACTTGAGTCTTCTAATCAGTAACTCCAGTATAAATACGAGTACTGCATTAAAAATATACATGCATATATAGTCTACAAGCAGCTTTGAAAAACTTTCCAAGAACATTTTACGAACCTGAGTTCTTATGAGAGCAGGTAAGCAATTGCCTTGTATCGCTTCAGGCTGCTGCTGAGTTAGATGGCCAGCATTTTGCAGTCCCAGTTGCTGAGCGAAAACGTAAGCCAGGAGAAGTATAGGTGCAGCAGAGCACTGCATTCTTGTTTTAGGATGGTATCCAGTGGTGTCCATACAAGAGTAGAGAGGACTTTTGCTCATGCAATGGGCCTTCCCGTTCCTGTTCCTCTCCTTCCACCTACATGCCCCAAAATCTtctttgggggctgggggaggaccCTCTAAATCCATTCAGAGGATGGAGGACAAGGGGTCCCACAATGTGAGCAAAGATTTGGTAGCACAGTGTTGAATTTTGCTGTTAAGTGATCTGAGTGTCTGTTTTGATGGTCAGGGAACATTATGCTCAAATGCCAATAATGTGGGAATAATTTGCATGTTGCTTTATCTCTATGGAGGAAAACAGCAGATACTGAATAGCAGTTGGAAGACTCTACTTTGCTGAAAGAGTTCTTGTGAGCAGAAGGATTTGTTTGCAGAATTGCTGGCATGGGGAATGATCCAAGTCTATAGCAGCTCCCTGTAGGAGTTTCATTGATTGCTCCATCTGCTGTTGCTTTAGTACTGGGAACAGGTGTCATTAGTACAATTGATTCAGGAGCTCAGTATAGTGGGATTGGAAAACAGTTAACATATTCtgagtctcaaagctgctttcTCTAGTGCTGAACTTTTTGCAAGTATTACATGGACTTCAAGATTGAACCTAAGTCAAATGTGGACTGGGTTGAGGAATCAGTTCTCTAGCCTCCCTGCAGAAGGGAATATCAGACTTGCTACCTACGTGAACTAGGACTTtatctggtgtgtgttttttcctactATTGCAACAGGCATCCCGGGCCCAAATCCTAGATAAAGCCACAGAGTACATCCAGTACATGCGTcggaaaaaccacacacaccagcAGGACATTGATGACTTAAAGCGCCAGAACGCCCTGCTGGAGCAGCAAGGTGAGTGAGGCCGCGTTAGGGCACTCCATATGCCATCTTATGGGTAAGGATACTGTGCCACCTCTCAACAAAACCCTCTGCTATCCATGTTTCTCTGCCAGGgaagcttccccaacctggtgccttcaagATTTTCTCAAGCCAAATAATTACGACATATTTAAAGCAGACTGATAAGTTGCTGCTCACAAGGGAGGACTAATGGTTGCCACTAGGCAGAAGTATAAGTAGTAAGTTTCAcagtgctggggtgtgtgtgtgtgcgcgcgcgcatgcgtatacacacacacacacacacacacacacacacacacagagagagagagagaggatttatCAAACCTTAAAGCCCAACTTCCCTGCCCCTCTGCTTCTGACACTGGGAACAGGGGGcataaaacaacccaataatagTTAATTGCAAAGGTGTATTGATGGAAGATTCATAGTCTAGCACTGAACTACACTGGTTCATTTCAGAGTGCAGCAGGCATTTGTTAGATTTTTTTTACTCCACTTCTCctgttccaaaaggaaacacaaggcagcttacataacTAAAACTAAATATACAATCAAAATTCAGTTATGGAAACAGTTGAGTAAAAGAGCAACAGACAAACAATTAAAGAGCCAGTGAACCAACAGCCATTGCTAATTTGCAGGCAAGTTGAAAGCTTGCTAAAAAAATGAATGCTTTGATGGGCAgcagaataattttaaaaatggaaccaAACTTCCCAAGACAGAGAGTTCTACATTCTGTGTGTAACCAGAAGGCTCTCTCTTGTGCATTGATGACTTAAAGTGCCAGAATGTCCTGGCTAGGACACACATATGGGCCATGGGCTGAGCTGTCAACAGTATGGCAAAAACTGGAATTACTgtacatggctaacttaggtccattaatttcagtgggtttactctgagtagaacttagttgggttCAGTCCTATGATACAAACAGAAAAGAGAGGGATGAATTTCCCCATAACATACGTTCACTAATCTTtctgaaaaaaattatttcacatAATATTCCCCAAACTTATGACTGTTTTTTTATCAGACCTTAGGAAAAAGTGCTATATTTCCAAAACTTCCTCAATCTTCCCCCAGTTTGGGCCTTAACATCTTTAGAGGTACCAATCTTAGTTATAGCACTGAAAAATACTTGGGAATCTTcttaattttgatttttaaaattgtatttatacTATCTTAACTacatttagtttttaaaaagccgGGTATGGCAATCCATAACATTCTGTCAGCCAAGTGTTAAGATCACCAACATGAGAGCATGTTCATGTTATGTGCACTGCCTACTTTTCCCCAGCCTATTTCCATATGCTTGTTCTTGCCTTTTAGTTCGTGCCCTGGAGAAGGCAAGGTCAAGTGCTCAGCTGCAGGCCAACTATTCCTCTTCAGACAACAGCCTCTACACCAATCCCAAGGGCAGTACCATCTCCGCCTTTGATGGAGGCTCCGACTCCAGTTCAGAGTCTGAGCTGGAAGAGCCACAGAGCCGGAAGAAGCTTCGTATGGAGGCCAGCTAGAAGAGGCCCCTGTTCCCGCTGCCATTAGACACTCGCTGGCTGCTTAAggactttcctttttttttctttagtaGAGGCTCTCGGACTGCAGCTTCCCCTGTTCCTTGCCCCTATGTGGCCCCTTTTGAGTTAACCCAACCCCTTGGCTTGGCAGCTTACCTTCTGGAAGACACCGGCCATAGCTTGGAGCAGGATGTAGTTTTGTCTTGTCCTGCCTCATGGCTGCAAGTTCTAGTGTCAGGAATGCCCAGGCCATTCGATGAACTCATGAGGCTATGGTTGCCTGGACTCTGTGGTGACAATGACCCCTCCATCCTTTCACTAGAGCCGTACCAGTCACTGTCTCAtcaaaatatgtttatttatgACAACCAAGCCAAATGTCCCCTGAAGGATCTTGGTGGGGGAAGGGAATCATGCAGATCCATGTGAGTGCATGTCCCTAGTTTCCTGAAGGGATGGTGCAGGATTCAGGGTGAAGCAGGGAGATGGATTTCCTTTTTGTACTTTGGCAAATGATTAATTGGTATTTATTTCCTACTATGGAAACTCAATCCGATCAGATTCCTCCTCTTGCTGCGGACATTGGTGACGTGAAGCTACAGATTCAT
The nucleotide sequence above comes from Podarcis raffonei isolate rPodRaf1 chromosome 1, rPodRaf1.pri, whole genome shotgun sequence. Encoded proteins:
- the MAX gene encoding protein max isoform X1; translation: MSDNDDIEVESDADKRAHHNALERKRRDHIKDSFHSLRDSVPSLQGEKQQASRAQILDKATEYIQYMRRKNHTHQQDIDDLKRQNALLEQQVRALEKARSSAQLQANYSSSDNSLYTNPKGSTISAFDGGSDSSSESELEEPQSRKKLRMEAS
- the MAX gene encoding protein max isoform X2, with the translated sequence MSDNDDIEVESDADKRAHHNALERKRRDHIKDSFHSLRDSVPSLQGEKASRAQILDKATEYIQYMRRKNHTHQQDIDDLKRQNALLEQQVRALEKARSSAQLQANYSSSDNSLYTNPKGSTISAFDGGSDSSSESELEEPQSRKKLRMEAS